A window of Saccopteryx leptura isolate mSacLep1 chromosome 5, mSacLep1_pri_phased_curated, whole genome shotgun sequence contains these coding sequences:
- the PI3 gene encoding elafin, with protein MRTSSFLVLAVFVVLGTLAVQAAVAEAAYRGQEVVKGQSPFEDQQPVKGQRPVKIPGPQRDARKSGSCPQVLIRCAMMNPPNACRSDSECPGARKCCQGPCGLACLNPQ; from the exons ATGAGGACCAGCAGCTTCTTGGTTCTGGCGGTTTTCGTCGTCCTTGGGACACTGGCAGTACAGGCAGCTGTCGCTGAAG CTGCTTATAGAGGTCAAGAAGTTGTCAAAGGTCAAAGTCCATTTGAAGATCAACAACCAGTCAAAGGGCAACGTCCAGTCAAAATCCCAGGTCCACAAAGAGATGCCCGCAAGTCTGGCTCCTGCCCCCAGGTTCTGATAAGATGCGCCATGATGAACCCGCCTAACGCCTGTAGGAGCGACAGCGAGTGCCCGGGGGCCAGGAAGTGCTGCCAGGGCCCTTGTGGGCTGGCCTGCTTGAATCCCCAGTGA
- the WFDC5 gene encoding WAP four-disulfide core domain protein 5 isoform X1 has translation MRAQSLLLLVALLALGSQLPAASGRRKGEKRGGCPPDDGPCLPSVPNQCMEDSQCPLWMKCCYKSCFRQCVPLVAAGHLPRGPTALPQPHPAPVPQGLRLPGQESVLPQRLRPGLPEPGWRLILV, from the exons ATGAGGGCCCAGAGCCTGCTCCTCCTGGTGGCCCTCCTGGCTTTGGGGAGCCAGCTGCCTGCCGCCTCGGGCAGAAGGAAGGGAG AGAAACGTGGGGGATGTCCACCGGACGATGGGCCCTGCCTCCCGTCGGTGCCCAACCAGTGCATGGAAGACAGCCAGTGTCCCTTATGGATGAAGTGCTGCTACAAAAGTTGCTTCCGCCAGTGTGTCCCTTTGGTCGCAG CAGGGCACCTGCCCCGAGGACCGACTGCGCTGCCTCAGCCCCACCCTGCACCTGTGCCACAAGGACTCCGACTGCCGGGGCAAGAGTCGGTGCTGCCTCAGCGCCTGCGGCCGGGACTGCCGGAACCCGGCTGGAG ATTAATTCTGGTTTAG
- the WFDC5 gene encoding WAP four-disulfide core domain protein 5 isoform X2: MRAQSLLLLVALLALGSQLPAASGRRKGEKRGGCPPDDGPCLPSVPNQCMEDSQCPLWMKCCYKSCFRQCVPLVAVKQGTCPEDRLRCLSPTLHLCHKDSDCRGKSRCCLSACGRDCRNPAGD; encoded by the exons ATGAGGGCCCAGAGCCTGCTCCTCCTGGTGGCCCTCCTGGCTTTGGGGAGCCAGCTGCCTGCCGCCTCGGGCAGAAGGAAGGGAG AGAAACGTGGGGGATGTCCACCGGACGATGGGCCCTGCCTCCCGTCGGTGCCCAACCAGTGCATGGAAGACAGCCAGTGTCCCTTATGGATGAAGTGCTGCTACAAAAGTTGCTTCCGCCAGTGTGTCCCTTTGGTCGCAG TAAAGCAGGGCACCTGCCCCGAGGACCGACTGCGCTGCCTCAGCCCCACCCTGCACCTGTGCCACAAGGACTCCGACTGCCGGGGCAAGAGTCGGTGCTGCCTCAGCGCCTGCGGCCGGGACTGCCGGAACCCGGCTGGAG ATTAA